The Setaria viridis chromosome 9, Setaria_viridis_v4.0, whole genome shotgun sequence sequence GGAAATTTAGAATGATATAAGGCAACATTATATTTGGCAATAATTAATGCACGTAATCAGAGGTCCATTTGCTTTCTAAAGAAACGGCGAGCACGACAGTGCTGTGAATTTACCGGTTTAATTTGTATGGTAGAGTAGAAAGCTAGCTAGCAGGCTCCGATCGATCCGGCAGATGCGAGAAAATTACCATACACTCTACCAAGCGATACGATACGTACAGTAGAAATGCAGGGCATATGATACGGTAATTGTACTGCAAAGTGGTAGTAGTAGCCACTGTAGCAGCAGTAGGAATAGAAGAAAGAGATACCTGGAAGCGGCAGATGTAGTAGGTGGGCCCGTAGGTGCGGTTGAAGTAGTCGATGGGcttgacggcgccggcgccggcgcggatgAAGACGTGGCGCATGAAGGCCACGCTGGTGTTCACCAGCGCCGTCACGCGGTCCGCCCGGAACAGGCACAGGTACCACGCGATGATGGCGCCCCAGTCGTGACCAACAACGAACACCTTCACAATGACAATGCAACAACCATATGAGGCAGGTCAGCTTCATGTTCATCAGTTCCAATTCCTATAAATCCATCGTgcaattctttttttaaaaaaaaaaatcccgtgCCTGCAAGCTGCAACTTAGAAGTAGTGTTAAGAATCGAAGTGCCTGGTATTACTACTGTACTGCTCGTACCCATATTTTCAGtcataaaaaaaggaaagaattttaaaaaatacaGAAAAGAAAGGTTACGTTAAGACTTCAGAGAATCGACGTCTCTCTAGggtgccattttttttctttttaggggCAGTGCTACCGTATATAATCTCCTCATTCCGAACAGTTGAACTCATTAGGTTGAAACCGGACAGGCTGCAGCTATCTGCAGGTGGGACGGCACCATAGAAATACTGGTTATTGCTTGGTTAATGGTTAGGAAacagcaagcatggtagaaatcCCACCCAGGCGTCAATTTTCGGCGCCACAGGTGGGACGGCACGGAATGCAACAAACGGATCTTACGTCCTAATCTAGCCCCCGCTAGCATCTTCTTTCTTCAGCTGGTTTGGATTTTCCTCTTGGCACGTCGCCAGTTTTTTGGATTAGAAATTTGtgatgaaaaggaaaacaaggCACCCCACAGGcatgaataataattttttatttgaaaggTTTGAGATGGACGTGGCAACTGCTTGCCTTACCATATCCTACTCTGAAGTGAGTACAGGGCCTACAGGGCACTAATTAAGGTAGCTAGCGAAGATGATGATGGATCCCGCGTGCTTGCGTACCTTGTGGAGGCCGAGCGCGTCGAGGAGGGCGACGACGTCGCCGACGACGTGGAAGGCGGAGTAGGAGGCGacgtcgggcggcgcgtcggtgGCGCCGTAGCCACGGAGGTCGGGCGCGACGCAGCGGTATCCCCGCGCGGCGAGGTGCTCCATCTGGTGGCGCCACGAGTACCAGAGCTCCGGGAAGCCGTGCAGGAACACCACCACCCGCGGGctcccctcgtcgccggcctccgccaCGTGCATCGCGATGCCGTTCGCCTCCACCGTCCGGTGCCTtatcatcgccgccgccgccgccgccgcgtccatgCTCGATCGGCAGCGCACAGCTCTCTACAGCTTGACTCTAGCTCCCGAGTTGAGCGTGGTTCTGATGGCTCGCTACTGTGCTGGCTCTCCGGCTGCTTGCTGTTTATAGGTGGAACGGTGGAGCCTAGCCGCTAGCGTGGCGTCCTGTACTTTGCTTggcaagaggaggaagaggaggctggGACTCTGGGAGGTGTGGACGATCCAAGTGGGGCGGCCGTATTGGGTGCGGGAGGGTCAAACTGTGCGCGCGGCAGCGTGAGCGTGACGTCAACTCTGACGCAtctctctctcgcgcgcgcgcgAACGCTCCGTTCCGTGCCCATGGCACTATGGCATGGCGGGCATGGGTTACTGgtgcggcggctccggcgaaCACGTGTATGTCATGGGCGCGCGCATGCGGCTAGCGGCATCCACCGCCCAGCGGTTGCGCTCTCGAGACTGTCACTGTCAGCACGGATGAGCTTTGGTGTCACGGGTTCGCCGTCACGTGACGGGGACGTCGATCCGTATCGCCAATTCGCCATGCTACAATTTGGTTGGTTTAGGCTTCACAACGAAATTCAAGTTTGGCTTGAATTTGGGAGTGCATGCGGGATATTTATGTATGATTTTCAAGTCTGAAAGACAAGCAGTTTGAGTCTCGAGATGATGATCGAGCAACGGTCTGAGATCACAAAAGAACGCAGGACAGGAGACGACGGTCGACGGCCAACGGCCAATAATCGTTGGCGAGATTTTTGCTCCGAGTTTAAATTTTCTGTATGGAGTTGAATGAAGACGAATCTGAATCAGGACCAGCTCCTGGCCCTGGAGGCGGTTGGGCACCTGTAGTTGCCGCTTGGTTCGCTGGGTTTTGGAACAGATGCCACGCTCGTAGTGGGCTGTAGCATGTACTCCCTACTAAAAAAAACAGGCCGTTAGCACATTAACTAAAGAGTACTATTAAGCATTTAGACTACTGTACGTACTTGCTGGGAATAGCTTCAGAAATTCGGTATAGGGCCAAACAGGCATTAGcttcagaaattcagaaattcGCCTGGAGGCCGaagaagccgccgccggccgccgaatCAATCCTCCTCCTTCGCGGGCTTGGTCACCATCCGCCCGTCCAGCCGCATCTCCATCGGTTCCGTCGCGTCGCCGTCGGATCCCTGCTCGGTCGCGGACTCTGCTTCTCTTCTGATTTCAATCCAACTCGTTAGCGCCACACGTTGCCACGTCGCGGAGACGTAGTTGGGCCAATTGGGCCAGATCAACCTATTAGCCTGCACCGTCAATGGGCGAAAAAACAGTCTATTGCTGCGTTCCCTGATTTCTATGGGACTTGTTTGTGCTGATCTTTAtctttattcaaaaaaaaatgtttgtgcTGATTTAGAAGTCTATCATCGGCGTGCTCTAGAGTCTAGTGCATAGTTTCACGTGGGCAAATTAGGAAGGTTTGGATCCATAGGCTGAAAATGGATCaaattggatgtttgataccaattataattaaacatgaactaattataaaactaactgcataaacgaggctaattcgcgatacaaatctattaagcctgattaattcataattagcacatatttactgtagcatcatatgggctaatcatggaccatttaggcttagtagattcgtctcgcgaaatagctatcatttatgtaattagttttattattagactatatttaatactcgtGCAAACATTCAACGTGATTTAGTCCGGGTATCCAAACCCCCGTTTCGTGCTGGATTTGCTGGGAAATGGTCTGGAGTGAGGTACTGTGTTCTGAACTACTGTCAGAACTTGAAGTGTTCTGAAGCTATCTGTTCAATCAGAGTTGATCTGCCTGTGCTGTGTGCAGTCACAAACTCGGTTCAGGAGTCAGGACTCTTGAGTAGTTTGGAGGTAAAATAAATCACATAGCAGTTCACCTATCAGGAGCTAATTTGCAAGTTTCTCTTGTAACAACATTATGAAATTTACTCAAATTTATATATGACAGCTTCAGCTCAACCTGAACACAACGTCTAGACTGATGAAATAACAATATTAATTATGTTGGTTATGTTAAAGACACAAGCACAACGTACCATTTATGACGCGCAGGCTGATGTACGTCTACTGTCGCGTGGCACAAACAAGAATCAGTGCTAAATGCAGAGTTTAATTATTCAGACGTTTAAATCTCTTGAAAAGAAAACATGCGAGGGTCACAGGCAACCAATGATCAGGCCTGCCATGAAACACCCATATAGATTATATGCTAAAACAAGAATACTAGCTATCTCAATTATGCAAAAACAAGCAAAAGCCCACGCACAATGTACCATCTAACACGCACAACATATCAATTCGTCTACTGCCGCATGTCACAAGAAGGATCTAGTGCCAAAAGCAACTGCTGCTGTCCCACACCGTGTGCACTGTCAAATGCAGAGTTTATTATTCAGATGTTCGAGTAAAGAGTACTATTAGGAGGTCGTTAGCACATTAACTAAAGAGTACTATTAAGCATTTAGACTACTGTACGTATTTGCTGGGAATAGCTTCAGAAATTCGGTATAggaccaaacaggcccttacttTCTTTATAGGGCCAGCAGCAGTTTAGGACAGCCAACAAATGGCCGGGCCTGTCATGAAACATCATATCTGACAGTAGAGAGAGAACAGCTCTCGCTTAATCAACAGCGCTGTATATATATAACTTTTTCCTAGCAGCACGAACACAAATAAAAGCAACAAAAGAAAACCTCTGCACTCCAAAACAAACAAATCGTATTTCAGTAATTATATTCCGATCCCTTCGTCAAGCAGGCATGTCAagcttcctcctcgtcgtcgacctCGAACATCTCTTAGGCGTACCCATACTCGGTACCGCTCTATGATGGCTATCTCTTTGTCCGACAACCCATCGCATTTTAGGAGCGGGTCATCCTGTGATCCGTGGCTGTCTCTTTGTTCGACAACCCATCGTATTTTAGGAGCGGGTCGTCCTGTGGTCCGTCCGTGTAAATGGTTCTTCAGGAGCAGGTTGGATGATGTGGTAACGTTCCTATTTTGTAGGGGGTTCGGCATGTTAAATGGTCATGCCTatccttgaaaaaaaaactcacttCCAATAGACAGCACTCACACTTCAGAGGGTGTTTAGGAGAACTTTGCTCTACAAAATTCAACTCCACCCCAATTGTCCATGCCAAAAAGACCTATGaacaccaatattttttttcctagcaACACGTTCGAATTAAAGCAAAACTGTCAAAATAAATCGTGAAAAAGGAAaactctgcaaaaaaaaaaaccactgTATATATTCCATTATAATTACTACGTAGCTAATTATTTCCGATGCGCTGCACTGACTTGAACTACTAATAATTTCCCTGGGCGAAGTCCTCCTGGTCGGCGTCGTCCTCGACCTCGAACTCCTCGTACGCGTACCCATACTTTCGATGCTGCTCCAGGATGGCCATCTCCTTGTCATACAACGCCTTCATCCCTGCCGCGAGCTCGGCAAGGCTGTCCCGCATCTCCTGCTCCTCCAGGGACTCGGCGGGACGCAGGAGGAGATGCTCGGGGATGCCGCGAGCATACGTCGGGGGCCGCGCGCCTCCAGTGCCTTGACGTACTCGACGTCCAAGGCCACCAccttggtcttcttcttcttcgctgcTCCTCCCGCGGCCTTATTGAGCCCCGCAAACGCCGGCGGCACGGGgtttgccgccgccgcggccttccGCGCATCCTCGGGGAGGTTGGTGACGCAGGTCTCGGAGTCGCTCCCGGAAGCCGCCTCCGCCACGGTTCCTTCCCCCGCAGCCGCGCGCCATCTTCAACAACTCAGCCTCGGGCACTACTTTTTGACCTGATTTTGAATTGGACACTACTTTTTCATCCAAATTTGGTTCGAAAATTGTTTCTGAAAGCAATACCTCCAGGGCAAATTGAACATGGCCCATTGGGTGAAAAACTTGACCTGATTTTGAATAGCGCCATGCATATGTACTGTCAAATGCAGAGTTAATTCATCAGACGCTCAAGTATCTTGAAAGAAAGCATGTCATCAGGGCGACCCCCGGTCCCATCTTATTCTTAGGCTCACAGCCAACCATTGGCCGGGCCTGTTATGGAACACATCTCACTTGCTTGATCCTATTACTTTTTTCCAGGCCAACACGAACTATAACGACAAAAAGGGGCAAACGAAACATGGCTAGTGCTAGTGGCAGCGGCGAC is a genomic window containing:
- the LOC117840768 gene encoding epoxide hydrolase 3, translating into MDAAAAAAAMIRHRTVEANGIAMHVAEAGDEGSPRVVVFLHGFPELWYSWRHQMEHLAARGYRCVAPDLRGYGATDAPPDVASYSAFHVVGDVVALLDALGLHKVFVVGHDWGAIIAWYLCLFRADRVTALVNTSVAFMRHVFIRAGAGAVKPIDYFNRTYGPTYYICRFQEPGVAEREFSPANARYLMRQILCNRFTSEASGGDKPGSTTDDEPLPPWLTEADLDYFASEFERTGFTGAINYYRNMDRNWELAAPWADAKVLVPTRFVVGDGDLTYHYPGIQDYIHKGGFKADVPLLEDVVVIPGAGHFIQQEKAGEVSEHIHDFISKF